The nucleotide window GCTGCGCACGCCGGAGGCGGAAATGTACATGTTCGGCAGCCCTCGAGTGCATCATCCGTCGCAGCCGAGCCTGGCGAACCGTGGCAGCCTCGGCAGGCCGGTCGTAAATTCCGTTGCGAACTGGATTTACGGGTCGTCTCGCAAGCACACCGCAAGCACACGCGCGAATAAATGTGCAGGCACATGACTGGTGCACTCGCGCGTCCCGCCGAATTACTCTGAATTACTCTCCGCCGCCCACATTTCCGCGATGTTCATCTCCCTCCGCCAACTCAACGGCCATTCGCCCGAGCACACCGCGGTGCTCGCCTCATGAGCCGCCTGGAGCGCATGGCGTGGACGACGTTGCTGGCGGCGGTCGCGGCGGTGCTGGGCATTGGCCCGTTCGTTCGCCCTGGTCAGGCAGCGCCGACCGCACCGTTCGCGGCGGTCGCGAACGAGGTCTCGCGACTGAGCGCCGGTCCTTCAGGCAATGCGTTCGGAACGAGCCGCGCCGTGCGCTTTCGTTTCGCGATGCCGGACGCCAGCGTCGAGTTTCCGCTCGAGGTGAGCGGCGACCCGGCGTCATTGACGTACGAGTGGGTTCCAGTCCGCGATACGACCACCGCCACCATTCCGCAGCCGGTGAACGGCTCGACATTCGTCACGCCGTCACAGCCCGGGTACTATCGCCTGGCGATCGTTCGCGGACTCGAGCGGCAGATCATCTCGCAGCCCACGCTCGCGGTGATGGTTCCGTTTCGCGAAAAGGTCGGCGGCGTGTTGAACGGCTATCACATCGGGACGTATCTGGCCGAGCGGTTCGGTCATCGCGACGAGCATCCGGCGGGATTCCTCGAGGTGAATCCGTCGGATCTGAGTCTCCGCGTCAGCACGCATTTGCGGCTTGGCGACTTCGTCACGCACGACAACCAGGCGAACGTGTGGCCCAAGTACGTCGCGCTGAGCCCGCGCCTGCTTGATAAGCTGGAGCTCGTCCTGGCGAAGGTGGGTGGCCGTGCCGCCATGACGGCGGTCGATGAGGCAGACGCGCCCGACGACCAAGGCCCATTGCCGAACGATGTGGCATTTGACGTGCACAGCGGTTTCCGTACGCCCGCGCATAATCACGGCGTATGGCGTGCGGCGCGCGACAGCCGGCATCAGTATGGCGATGCTGCTGACGTCGCGATCGACGCCGATGGTGATGGACGCGTGACATTGCGTGACGAAGTGTTGGTGGCGCGCGCCGTCGAGCAGGTGGAGCGCGAGCATCCCGATCTCGTGGGTGGGCTTGGGTTGTACACGAGCCGGCACTACCGTACGCCGTACGTGCACATCGATGCACGCGGGAAGCGATCGCGTTGGACGGGATGATTTTCGCGGCGGCATTCCGAGCGTAGGTGCGAAGCGCCGAAGCGAGGAACAATTAACGGGCGACTGACCGAATGAACGACCATCTGCGCGACCGCATTCTCAGAAAGCTGGAGACATTGTCGGACGAGCGCGGATACCAGGTGCTCGACTACGTGGAGTTCCTCGAGTCGCGCTACGCCGAGCGCCCGGCGCCGAACGCCAGCGCGTTCACGCGATTCACCGAGACGATCGAAGATCGTCTGCGCGCCGGAAAAGTCTCGGCCAGCGCGATCGCCGAGACCGTTGGATTTTTGAATCGCGCCGCCACCGCGCTCAATAGCGCCGTGGAAACCGGCAAGAACATGGCGAACGATCTGGTGAACACCGCGCGTACGACGGCGGAGCAGCGGTTCTCAGGACCGCCGCCCTCGACGCCGGACAATGCGTCATCGCCAGCACACGAAACCAAGGATCCAGGCGGATCGGGAGAGAAGCTCTGATGGCCACTCGCGCACGCGCTGGCACCGCACGCGCTGGCACACGCGCATCCGGCGCTCGCCGCGGTTCGGCCGAGAGTCCGGCGGTCGGCACGCCGCGCACGGGCGCCAAGCGCACGGTGATGTATTACATCCGGCAGCTCCCGCAGTATGTGCGCTTGTTGGCGGGCCTCGCGCGCGATCCGCGTGTGTCGATGGTCGACAAGATGATCGTGCTTGGCGCGATCGCGTACATCGTGATGCCGATCGACCTCATTCCCGATTTCATTCCGTTCTTCGGCGAGATCGACGACGTGTACATTCTCGTGCTCGCGCTGCAGCGCCTGATCGCGAACGCCGGACGACCCGTGCTGTTGGATCACTGGACCGGCGAAGCGTCGGATCTGGCCGACCTGAATCTCCGCGGCGTGCTCGCGGCGGCCGCGTTCTTCTTGCCCAAGCGCATTCGCCGGCGCCTCAAGATGATCGGGCGGTGAGCCTCGTGGGCGTCACCTAGACTTGCCCGGGTCGCGCGCCTACCTTTCGCCATGGCGACCAGAACTCACCATCCATCTCGGCCCGCAGCCTCCGTCCAGGCGAGCGGGCCTTCGCGTCTTCAGGACCGAACCGGCGGCGCCTCGCGAGTGCGCGAAGATCTCGCCCTGACGTTCGATGACGTCCTGCTCGTTCCCCGACATTCGCTGCCGCACCCGCGCGACGTCTCCGTCGTCTCGAAATTCTCCCGTGGCATCGAGCTTCGTATTCCTCTCATTTCGGCGGCGATGGACACCGTCACCGAATCCGAGATGGCGATCGCGATGGCCCGCGCCGGCGGCATCGGCGTGCTCCACAAGAACATGTCGATCGATCGGCAGGCGGCCGAAGTCGATCGCGTGAAGCGATCCGAAAGCGGCATGATCCTCAAGCCGATCACGCTGAGACCCACCGATACGGTGCGTGAAGCCACTGCGCTCATGCACCGTTTTCGCATCTCGGGCGTGCCGATCGTGGATGAGGATGAGCGCCTGGTCGGCATCATCACCAACCGCGACCTCCAGTTCGAGCGGAATCTCGACCGGCCGCTTCGCGAGGCGATGACGAGCTCCAACCTCGTGACCGCGCGCGAAGGCACCACGCTCGACGAGGCGGAGCAGATTCTCGCGAAGCATCGCATCGAGAAGCTGCCCGTCGTCGACTCGAGCGGCGTGCTGAAAGGCCTCATCACCATCAAGGACATCCACAAGCGCCGGCAGTATCCGGACGCGAACAAGGATCGTTTCGGTCGGCTGCGTGTCGCGGCGGCGATCGGCGCGGCCGGCGATTACATGAATCGCGCGCGCGCACTGATCGATGCCGGCGTCGACGCGATCATCATCGACACCGCGCACGGTCACAGCGACGGCGTGCTCAACGCCACCGCCCAGGTGCGCAACGCGTACCCCGACATTCAGCTCGTCGTCGGCAACATCGCGACGCGCGCGGCGGCCGAAGCGCTCGTCGAGCGCGGCGTCGATGCGGTGAAGGTGGGCGTCGGACCAGGCTCGATCTGCACGACGCGTGTCGTCACTGGCGTCGGCGTTCCGCAGCTCACCGCGGTATTCGACGCCGTCGAAGGCGCGGGCGATGTGCCCGTCATCGCCGACGGCGGTATCAAATACTCCGGTGACGCGGTCAAGGCGCTCGCCGCGGGCGCGATGAGCGTGATGATGGGCTCCATGCTCGCCGGGACGGAAGAAAGCCCTGGCGAGACCTTCCTCCTCGAAGGCCGGCGATTCAAAATGGTGCGCGGCATGGGCAGTCTCTCCGCCATGCAGGACGGAAGTGCCGACCGGTACTTCCAGGAAGGCGAGCTGTCCCCCAAGAAGCTGGTACCGGAAGGCATCGAGGGCAGGGTGCCGTACCGTGGTCCGGTGTCCGACGTGTTGTTCCAGATGGTCGGTGGACTTCGCAGCGGCATGGGCTACGTTGGGTGCGCGACGATCGACGCGCTGCGAACCGAGACCGAATTCGTTCGCATCACCGCGGCGGGTCTTCGCGAGTCACACCCGCACGACGTCCAGATCACGCGAGAAGCACCGAACTACAGTCTCTAACGCTTCCCGAGCGCTCTAAACGCTCTCTAACGCCGGGTTCGGTTTCCGCGTAAGCTTTTCGTTGAACGGGAGTCTCGCATTGACACGAGACATCGCGCGCGCAAAATTGCATACAAATCGCCTGCCGGCTTATCGACTACCCAAGGAGGAAGGGCGTGGCTGAGGGACTTTTTCGGACCAAATCCATCGATCGGCTCATCGCCGACAGTGCCGCCGAAGGTGAGAGCGGCAGGGGCCTCAAGCGAACGCTCGGCCCGGGCGCACTGATCGCCCTGGGTATCGGCGCGATCATCGGCGCCGGGCTGTTCGTGCGAACCGCGGCCGCAATCGCCGAACGCGCGGGATCGTCGGTTACGATCTCGTTCGTCGTCGCGGGCATCGGCTGCGCCTTCGCCGGCCTGTGCTACGCCGAGTTCGCGTCGATGATTCCAATCGCGGGGTCGGCGTACACGTATTCGTACGTCACGATGGGCGAGTTGGTCGCGTGGATCATCGGCTGGGATCTCGTGCTCGAGTACGCGGTCGGCGCGGCCACCGTCGCCATCGCATGGAGCGAGTATTTCAACAAAGTTCTGGAATACTTCGGACTTCACGTACCGTATCAGTGGTATCACTCGCCCTTCGAGTCGGCGGCGGCGGTCGGAGGAGCGGCCGGCGTTCACGGAATCGTGAACATTCCCGCGATCGGCATTCTGCTCGTCTTGTCGCTGTTGCTCGTGCGCGGCACGCAGGAATCGGCGTGGGTGAACAACATCATCGTCATCACGAAGGTCGCGATCGTCATCACGGTCATCGTGATCGGCTGGGGATTCATCAATCCGGCCAACCACACCCCGTTCATTCCGGCGCCGACGACGTATACGACGCCTGAAGGGATCACGCTCAAGTACGGCGGCATGATGGGCATTCTGGGCGCCGCCGGGGTGGTGTTCTTCGCGTTCATCGGATTCGACGCGGTGTCGACCGCGGCGCAGGAAGCGAAGAATCCCAAACGCGACATGCCCATCGGCATTCTCGGCTCGCTCGTCATCTGCACGGTGCTCTACGTGCTCTTCTCGTACGTGCTGAGCGGCGTCGCGACGGTGAACGACTTCCGCACGCAGGGCAAGGAAGCGTCGGTGACGTTCGCGATCGCCAAATACATGATCGGCTACGGCTGGCTGGCCAAGTCCGTCACGGTCGCCATTCTCGCCGGGTTCTCGTCCGTCATCCTGGTCATGCTCCTTGGCCAGTCGCGTGTGTTCTACACGATGAGCCACGACGGCCTGGTGCCGAAGGTGTTTTCGGACGTGCATCCGAAGTTCCGCACGCCGTGGAAATCGAACATGCTCTTCTTCGTGCTCACGTCGATTTTCGCGGGCTTCATTCCCGGCGACATCGTCGGCGAGATGACGTCGATCGGAACGTTGTTCGCGTTCATCCTCGTCTGCATCGGCGTGTGGATCATGCGCGTCAAACGGCCGGATTTGCCTCGCGCGTTCAAGACGCCGGCTGTGCCGGTGGTCTCCACGCTGGGCGTCGTGGTGTGCGGCGCGATGATCTACGGCCTTGGATGGACGAACTGGGCGCGGCTCATCGTGTGGCTCGTGATCGGCCTGGTGATTTACTTCACGTACGGGCGTACACATTCGCACATCGGTACGGAGTACACGGGCGCAACGCCGGTGGCCGCCGACTGATCCCGGCGATCACCGACTGCGCCGGTTCGCAGGGCGTTATGTTTGAGACGGCGTCCGGGGGTTCTCCCGGACGCCGTTTTCAATTCCATCATGACGCATATCGCCCGCGAATACCTCACGATCCCCGAAGCACGCCGCGCCGCCATTCATCAGCTCGATCGGGAGCTGGTGCCCGGGCGGCGCGTCGCGTTGTCGACGCACATGAACGCCGACGGCGACGGCTGCGGCTCCGAGACGGCGCTCGCGCGCATGCTCGCACAGCGCGGGCTCGACGTTCGCATCGTCAACCCCACGCCGTGGCCGACGCTGTTCGACTACCTGCTCGGCGACGATGTGAAGGACATGACGGCGAAGGGAACGGACGCGCTGCGCGGCATCGACATGTTGATCGTGCTCGACATCAGCGACGTGAAGCGCCTGGGCCATCTTGCCGATTCCGTTCGCAAGCTCGACGTGCCGAAGCTGGTGATCGACCATCACATCGCGTCCGATGATCCGGCGGGCAACATCATCCTCACCGACGTCACCGCGTGCGCCACGGGCGAGCTCGTGTACGACTTCGGCTGCGTGCTGGGCTTCGATTTCACGCCGGCGATCGCGCAGTCGCTGTACGCGGCAATTCTGACGGATACCGGCAGCTTCCGCTTCAGCAATACGTCGCCGCGCTGCCACGCCATCGCCGCCGACTTGCTGGCGACCGGCGTCGATCCCGAGGAGAGTTACGTCCGGATCTACGCCTCGGCGCCGGCGGGCCGCGTGCGCCTGCTCGGCGAGGTACTCGATTCGCTCGGTGTGGACGACTCGGTGGGTCTCACGTGGCTGTCGATGAACGCCGGGGCATTAGAGAAGTATAATGTCCGGCAGGAAGACCTGGACGGGATCGTGGAGCACGCACGGTCCATTGCGGGAACGCGCATGGCGCTGTTCTTTCGCGATCTCGGCTACGGCAAGGTCAAAATCTCGTTTCGCAGCACGGGATCTATCGACGTCAATGCATTTGCCCGGCAGTTCGGCGGCGGCGGACACGCCAAGGCGTCGGGCGCGCTCATCGCCGGCTCGCTCGACGACGTACGGACGCGCGTGGTCCAGGCCGCGCGGCAGTTTCTTTCACAGACGAATTGAGATGGCTTGAGATGGCTACTCCATTGCAGGGCCGCGTCCAGGACGCCCTGGCGCGCGTTCGACACCCGCGCACCGGGCGGAATGTGCTGGAAAGCGACGCGGTGCGCGACGTCGCCACGACGACGTCGGGAAAGGTGCGATTGACGCTGCTGCTGGAGCCCGGCGACGACCCGGTACTCGCGCGCGCCGTCCGCCAGGCGTTAGAGAACGTTGAAGGCGTGACGGACGTGACGGTCGACGTCGGCGACGCCGCGGCCTTCGCGCCGAACCGGAAGGCGGCGAGCCGCGCGCTGCCGGTGATGGACGACCGCCCGGCGCAGCAGGCGCGCGTGCCCGCGCCGACGCCGGTCGCGTATCCCAACCTCGGGCGCGTCATCGCCGTGTCGAGCGGCAAGGGCGGCGTCGGCAAGTCGACGGTGTCGGTCAATCTCGCGGTGGCGCTCGCCCAGTCGGGCGCGCGCGTCGGCCTCATGGATGCGGACATTTACGGGCCGAACGTTCCGCTGATGATGGGTGTGAACGAGCCGCCGATGGTGATCAACGAGAAGATCGTTCCGCTCGAGGCGCACGGGGTGAAGCTCATCAGCCTGGGCTTCCTGATCGACAAGGATCAGCCGGCGATCTGGCGCGGGCCGATCATCATGAAGATCATCACGCAGTTTCTGCGCGATGTCGCCTGGGGCCAGCTCGACTACTTCATCGTCGACCTGCCGCCCGGCACGGGCGACGCGCAGCTCACGCTCGTGCAAGCGACGATGGTGAACGGCGCGATCATCGTCACCACGCCGCAGGAAGTCTCGGTCGGCGACGCGTTGCGCGGCGCGAAAATGTTCGAGCGCGTGAACGTGCCCGTGATCGGCGTCGTCGAGAACATGAGCTGGTTCGAGTGCCCGCACTGCGGCAAGCCGACACCGATCTTCGGATCGGGCGGCGGCGAGCGACTGGCCACCGAGTTGAAGCTGCCACTGCTGGGGCAGATTCCACTATATCCGCGCGTGATGCATGGCGGTGATACAGGTACGCCGATCGTGGAATCGGACCGCGATTCGTCGGCGGCCAAAGCGCTGACGTCGATCGCGCGGCGCGTGGTGGAGCACTTCGGAGCGGCCGCCAGCCGGTAGTCGCCCACGTGCTCGATCCGACGAAGGCCCTCGCGCTTCCGGTCGAGCCGCACGAAGGCTTGGCGCCCGTCGCGGTCAGCGACGATCGCGAGGCGGCGCATCTCGTCACCGATTCGCTGCGCGGCACCATTCTGCGTGTCGCCCTACCGGCCGTCGCATCATCGCTCCTGATGACGTTGTTCGCGTCGGTCGACGCATTCTGGGTCGGCACGCGACTCGGGCCGTCGGGATTGGCCGCGGTGTCGACGTCGTTGTTCTGGATCTGGATGATCGTCTCGCTGGCCGAGATGATCGGTGTCGGCCTCACGGCGGTGGCGGCGAGGCGGTACGGCGAACGACGCGGCGACGAAGCAGCTCGGCTCGCCGGCGACACCATGGTGTTCGCGGTCATCCTCGGCGCCGCGGTGAGCGTCGCCGGGAGCTTCGCGCTCAATTCCTTGTTCGCGATGATGAACACGCCCCCCAACGTCACCGCGCTCGGGCGCGCATATCTGCACACGTATCTCATCGGTACGCCGCTCATCTACGGATTCTTCGCCGTCGACGCGAGCTTCCGCGCGGCCGGAGATACCAAGACGCCGTTCGTGTTGCTGCTCGCGTCCGTCGCGGTGACGTTGGTGCTCGATCCCGCGCTCATTCTCGGCTGGGGACCGTTTCCGCGGCTGGGCATCTCCGGCGCCGCGATCGCCACGCTGAGCACGCGCGGCGCGGCGTTCGTCATGGGCACCGCCATCGCGACACGGCGCGGCGTGCTGCGCGTCGGCCGGCTGCACTGGAGTCGCATCTGGCCGGTATGTCGCGTCGGGCTGCCGACGGCGATCACCGGGATGACCTTCAGTTTGATCTATGTATTTCTGACGCGAACGACGACGCGGTTCGGCACACCGGCACTCGCCGCGCTCGGCATTGGCCACCGCGTCGAGAGTTGGCTGTTCATGATCGGCGTCGGGTTCGGCGCGGCGACGGCGGCGATCGTCGGCCAGAATCTCGGCGCGCATCGGCCTGATCGCGCCGCGCGCGCCGGATGGATGGCGACCGGGTTCTGCACGCTGCTCGGCGTCGTCACGTTCGTGCTCGAGCTGACGATTCCACGGCAGTTCGCGTCGTTGTTCACGAGCGATCCCGCGACCATCGCCGAAGCGGTCAAGTATCTGCGGATTGCGTCGATCTCCCAGCTGGCGGTGTGTTCGGAGATCGTGTTGGAGGGCGCGCTCGGCGGCGCCGGCGAGACGGTGCCGCCGATGTTCGCGTCGACGGCGCTGACCGCGTCGCGCATTCCGCTCGCGGGTTGGGCCGCGACGCGATGGGGCAGCGCGGGAATCTGGTGGGTGATCTCGCTGACGGCCGTCGGCCGCGGCGTGGCGATGGCGTCGCTCTGGCGCATTGGACGCTGGAAGCGCAAAGCGTTGTGAGATTGTTCCTCGCTGCGGCGCTGGTCACCTTCGCTCGGAATTCCGCAGATTACTAAATATGAGTCGCGTCATCACACTGCTCACCGACTTTGGAACCGTCGACGGCTACGTCGGCGAGATGAAGGGCATTCTCCTGTCGAGCGGTGCAGACATCGAGATCGTGGACATCACGCACGACGTTCCGCCGCAGGACGTGGAGCGCGCGCGGCTCACGCTGGCGCGCGTCTGGCGGCGTTTCCCGGCGGGGACGATCCACATCGTCGTCGTCGATCCGGGCGTCGGTTCGGCGCGACGCGGGCTGGCGATCGCCAGCGATGAGCATTTTCTAATAGGGCCGGACAACGGCGTGTTGTCGCCGGCGCTCGTCGTTCACGGAGCACGCGTGATCGAGCTGCCCGTGCCGCCGTCGGCCTCCTTCACGTTCCACGGGCGGGACGTCTTCGCTCCCGCGGCGGCCGCGATCGCGCTCGGCGAGTCCATCGACGAGTTTGGACGGGTGGTCGATGATCCCATCATTCATCGCACGCCCGAACCGCGCCGAATCGCGGATGGCGCGATCGAAGGGCAGGTGATCGTGGTGGACCGGTTTGGGAACGGGATCACGAATCTGATCACGTTGAAGGGTGGGATGGTGACCGTGAATGGACGTGCGATTCCCGTTCGCCACACATACGCTGAGGTGGCGCCAGGTCAACCGGTCGCGGTCGTTGGATCCACCGGGTTCATCGAAGTCGCTGTTCGGGATGGAAGCGCTGCCGAATCGCTTGGCATTGTACGAGGGACGAAGGTCATTTTGACCACGGACAACCATCCGACGTCCACGGACAGGCACGGAGACAGCGGATGAACGGCGTTTGCCGTTGAAAAAAAACTTCTTTAGAAAACCATCATTAAGCTTCACGAATGCAAGCATCCTGAGGGAATTCCTAAGAGAGCCTTTCAACGGCAGTTAACCGCAGTTCACGCCGTCTCCGTGCCTGTCGGCAGTGGTCCGACGTTCGTCCGTGGTATGCTGTTACGTGACAATCCGCCCGAGATACACAGCTCCCTTGTCCGGATCGATCGCCCCGGTTCCGTGGTGGAGCTCGGACGCGAGCTCGCCGCCCAGCAGCACCACGAACATCGTGTAGTACATCCACGTCAACAGAATGATCACGCCGCCGATCAATCCGTACGCCGCGTTCGGCGGGAAGTGATTCACGTACAACCGAAAGAGCAGCGTCGCCACCACCCACAACACGGTCGTCGTAATCGCCGCCACGAGCAGCTGTCCCGTGTGCTGGCGCACGTTCGGCAATAAGTAGTACGTCATGAACGCCAGGCCCGTGACGCCGACGAACGCGAGCGGGAATTGGAGCACCTTCCACGTCCACAGAAATACCGGGCCGAGTCGCATGGCGCCGCCAATCCAGTTCGCGACGGATTCGCCGTCGAGAAAGACGACGGTCGAAATGGCGACGATCACACCACCAGCCACGAAGGCCGCGAGCCGTATGAGCTGCTGGCGAATCCACGAACGTGTTTCGCGCACGTCGTACGCCGTGTTCAACGCGCCCATGAGCGTGCCGAAGATGTTCGAGCCCGACCACGCCGCCAGCAGCAAGCCGACCGACATCAAGCCGGGCGCATTCGACGCGAAGACCACGCGCTCGAGAATCTTGCGCACCGCGTCGATCTGGTCGGGCGGAAGCACCGAGACGAGCTCACCCATCAGCCAGCCGACCATCTGCTGCTTGTTCCCGGCGAGGCTCAGAAGCGGCGCCAGGAAGAGCAGCAGCGGGAAGAGCGAGAAGAAAAAGTTGTATGCGGCTGACGCGGCGAGCGTCGTGACGTTGTCGTCGCCGACTTCGCGCGCCGTTTTCTTCAGCAACGGGCCAAGGCGATATCCCCAGAGCGTCATAGGCAACGGGACGGGCAAGGGATATTCCGCCGTGCGGTCCCTTGCCGTCTCGCTATGTGCCGCGGACTGACTATCTGCTGCTGGCGACCCGCCGCGTCGACGCCGCGACACCAGTGACCGGCGTCGGCGTCTGCCAGGCAAACTCGTCGGTCGACGACTTCGCCGATCCCGCGCCGGGGCGGACGGTGCCGCCGCGCGAGGTGATCGTGGCGCCGAGACCAACGGTCGCCGCGACCCACGTGACCGCGATCGCGATTGGGCGAAGAATCCCCGACACCACCGGATTCCACGCAAACGCCGCGGCAATCAGCCACACGGCGCAGTATGCGACGAGACCGATGAACAACGCGCGAAGATGCACGCCGCGTGGTGAGGTCGTTCCGCGATCCGACGCAAACGCTCCGCCCGTGAGTCGAGCGACGGCGAGAAATCCGAGCGTCACGAGCCCCGCGGCGGCGATCACGTATGCCACGATCGCGAACGGAATCAACAGACCGCCGATCACCGTGATCGCCAGAGCGACGACCAGCACGAGCAATCCCGGAAGCGCGAGGAGCTGCCCCAGGACGCCAATCCAGAAGGCGCGTCCGAATCCACGTTCGAGTGCGATCACCACGCCGTCGAGGTTCGCTTCGGCGAAGATCATCACGCCGAGTCCGATGATGATCAGCACCGCGAACCAGCCGATGGTCAGTTTCACCGAACCCAAGGTGCCGAGCGGTGGACTCGCTGGCGCCGGCAGCGCGGGCGTGGCGTTGATCGCGCGCTTCTGACCGTCGATCACGCCGCCGTCGATGATCACTCGGCCATCAGCCGCCCACGCATCGCCGATGACGCGGGCGCCGCGATGCACGTGG belongs to Gemmatimonadaceae bacterium and includes:
- a CDS encoding YkvA family protein, translated to MATRARAGTARAGTRASGARRGSAESPAVGTPRTGAKRTVMYYIRQLPQYVRLLAGLARDPRVSMVDKMIVLGAIAYIVMPIDLIPDFIPFFGEIDDVYILVLALQRLIANAGRPVLLDHWTGEASDLADLNLRGVLAAAAFFLPKRIRRRLKMIGR
- the guaB gene encoding IMP dehydrogenase; the encoded protein is MREDLALTFDDVLLVPRHSLPHPRDVSVVSKFSRGIELRIPLISAAMDTVTESEMAIAMARAGGIGVLHKNMSIDRQAAEVDRVKRSESGMILKPITLRPTDTVREATALMHRFRISGVPIVDEDERLVGIITNRDLQFERNLDRPLREAMTSSNLVTAREGTTLDEAEQILAKHRIEKLPVVDSSGVLKGLITIKDIHKRRQYPDANKDRFGRLRVAAAIGAAGDYMNRARALIDAGVDAIIIDTAHGHSDGVLNATAQVRNAYPDIQLVVGNIATRAAAEALVERGVDAVKVGVGPGSICTTRVVTGVGVPQLTAVFDAVEGAGDVPVIADGGIKYSGDAVKALAAGAMSVMMGSMLAGTEESPGETFLLEGRRFKMVRGMGSLSAMQDGSADRYFQEGELSPKKLVPEGIEGRVPYRGPVSDVLFQMVGGLRSGMGYVGCATIDALRTETEFVRITAAGLRESHPHDVQITREAPNYSL
- a CDS encoding amino acid permease, with the protein product MAEGLFRTKSIDRLIADSAAEGESGRGLKRTLGPGALIALGIGAIIGAGLFVRTAAAIAERAGSSVTISFVVAGIGCAFAGLCYAEFASMIPIAGSAYTYSYVTMGELVAWIIGWDLVLEYAVGAATVAIAWSEYFNKVLEYFGLHVPYQWYHSPFESAAAVGGAAGVHGIVNIPAIGILLVLSLLLVRGTQESAWVNNIIVITKVAIVITVIVIGWGFINPANHTPFIPAPTTYTTPEGITLKYGGMMGILGAAGVVFFAFIGFDAVSTAAQEAKNPKRDMPIGILGSLVICTVLYVLFSYVLSGVATVNDFRTQGKEASVTFAIAKYMIGYGWLAKSVTVAILAGFSSVILVMLLGQSRVFYTMSHDGLVPKVFSDVHPKFRTPWKSNMLFFVLTSIFAGFIPGDIVGEMTSIGTLFAFILVCIGVWIMRVKRPDLPRAFKTPAVPVVSTLGVVVCGAMIYGLGWTNWARLIVWLVIGLVIYFTYGRTHSHIGTEYTGATPVAAD
- a CDS encoding bifunctional oligoribonuclease/PAP phosphatase NrnA, with the protein product MTHIAREYLTIPEARRAAIHQLDRELVPGRRVALSTHMNADGDGCGSETALARMLAQRGLDVRIVNPTPWPTLFDYLLGDDVKDMTAKGTDALRGIDMLIVLDISDVKRLGHLADSVRKLDVPKLVIDHHIASDDPAGNIILTDVTACATGELVYDFGCVLGFDFTPAIAQSLYAAILTDTGSFRFSNTSPRCHAIAADLLATGVDPEESYVRIYASAPAGRVRLLGEVLDSLGVDDSVGLTWLSMNAGALEKYNVRQEDLDGIVEHARSIAGTRMALFFRDLGYGKVKISFRSTGSIDVNAFARQFGGGGHAKASGALIAGSLDDVRTRVVQAARQFLSQTN
- a CDS encoding Mrp/NBP35 family ATP-binding protein: MATPLQGRVQDALARVRHPRTGRNVLESDAVRDVATTTSGKVRLTLLLEPGDDPVLARAVRQALENVEGVTDVTVDVGDAAAFAPNRKAASRALPVMDDRPAQQARVPAPTPVAYPNLGRVIAVSSGKGGVGKSTVSVNLAVALAQSGARVGLMDADIYGPNVPLMMGVNEPPMVINEKIVPLEAHGVKLISLGFLIDKDQPAIWRGPIIMKIITQFLRDVAWGQLDYFIVDLPPGTGDAQLTLVQATMVNGAIIVTTPQEVSVGDALRGAKMFERVNVPVIGVVENMSWFECPHCGKPTPIFGSGGGERLATELKLPLLGQIPLYPRVMHGGDTGTPIVESDRDSSAAKALTSIARRVVEHFGAAASR
- a CDS encoding MATE family efflux transporter; protein product: MLDPTKALALPVEPHEGLAPVAVSDDREAAHLVTDSLRGTILRVALPAVASSLLMTLFASVDAFWVGTRLGPSGLAAVSTSLFWIWMIVSLAEMIGVGLTAVAARRYGERRGDEAARLAGDTMVFAVILGAAVSVAGSFALNSLFAMMNTPPNVTALGRAYLHTYLIGTPLIYGFFAVDASFRAAGDTKTPFVLLLASVAVTLVLDPALILGWGPFPRLGISGAAIATLSTRGAAFVMGTAIATRRGVLRVGRLHWSRIWPVCRVGLPTAITGMTFSLIYVFLTRTTTRFGTPALAALGIGHRVESWLFMIGVGFGAATAAIVGQNLGAHRPDRAARAGWMATGFCTLLGVVTFVLELTIPRQFASLFTSDPATIAEAVKYLRIASISQLAVCSEIVLEGALGGAGETVPPMFASTALTASRIPLAGWAATRWGSAGIWWVISLTAVGRGVAMASLWRIGRWKRKAL
- a CDS encoding SAM-dependent chlorinase/fluorinase, whose product is MSRVITLLTDFGTVDGYVGEMKGILLSSGADIEIVDITHDVPPQDVERARLTLARVWRRFPAGTIHIVVVDPGVGSARRGLAIASDEHFLIGPDNGVLSPALVVHGARVIELPVPPSASFTFHGRDVFAPAAAAIALGESIDEFGRVVDDPIIHRTPEPRRIADGAIEGQVIVVDRFGNGITNLITLKGGMVTVNGRAIPVRHTYAEVAPGQPVAVVGSTGFIEVAVRDGSAAESLGIVRGTKVILTTDNHPTSTDRHGDSG
- a CDS encoding YihY/virulence factor BrkB family protein, translated to MTLWGYRLGPLLKKTAREVGDDNVTTLAASAAYNFFFSLFPLLLFLAPLLSLAGNKQQMVGWLMGELVSVLPPDQIDAVRKILERVVFASNAPGLMSVGLLLAAWSGSNIFGTLMGALNTAYDVRETRSWIRQQLIRLAAFVAGGVIVAISTVVFLDGESVANWIGGAMRLGPVFLWTWKVLQFPLAFVGVTGLAFMTYYLLPNVRQHTGQLLVAAITTTVLWVVATLLFRLYVNHFPPNAAYGLIGGVIILLTWMYYTMFVVLLGGELASELHHGTGAIDPDKGAVYLGRIVT
- a CDS encoding polymer-forming cytoskeletal protein; amino-acid sequence: MRALLAFAALALGSLRAPAQAPAPAQATPPAAPADTAALSNEIARQRAAGDTHLPDADHFTFGDRVIKAGTSVDGPIAVARGNLDVYGTVNGDVAVLDGDIHVHRGARVIGDAWAADGRVIIDGGVIDGQKRAINATPALPAPASPPLGTLGSVKLTIGWFAVLIIIGLGVMIFAEANLDGVVIALERGFGRAFWIGVLGQLLALPGLLVLVVALAITVIGGLLIPFAIVAYVIAAAGLVTLGFLAVARLTGGAFASDRGTTSPRGVHLRALFIGLVAYCAVWLIAAAFAWNPVVSGILRPIAIAVTWVAATVGLGATITSRGGTVRPGAGSAKSSTDEFAWQTPTPVTGVAASTRRVASSR